GATCCAAAATTCACTGAAATCAAGGGGAATCCTTCTATTGAGGTCAATTGCCTTAAACTAAACTTagtataaaaacttaaaaaataatgaatagagaGTATAAACATGTTGAATCCAATTTTCTGAATTGTACACGAGCACTTACCCATGAGAAAATGTACAATTTCAATGCACTTTTAGAAAACCAAGAGGCTGTctctagtagggatgtgaatgggtaaacgggctgctgggctgggagtcagcagccttcCACAGGGCCAGAAATGGCAGCTGGGAAGAGGGGACTGCTGCTTACAGACCCAGGTGAGAAGGGTGCCAACTCCCAGTCCatgtgagctgggagccagcagcccccactCTGTTGGCTGCCACCTCCAGTCCCATGCGAGGCCTTCAACTCCCAGCTCCTGTGGGTGAGGAGCCACCAGCCCAGTgctgggctggaggcagccaggttggagcagcccctgcccacaagTGTAGGGGCTCCTGCACCTGCCCACCTGCTGAGCTGGAGTGGCTTCCCCCACTCCTtcaagtttaatcagttaactggttagcctGGTAATTGAACATGAATAGACAATGTGTAGttgtttgaggtttttttaatCATTAAAAGAGGCATTGATACATTTATGAAAATATTCTCAATGGATTAATTTAtcttaaaattactttaaaaacaaagtgaATACAAATTGTACAATTACCTAAATTGTTAGATGCATCTTTACTAGTAAGTATCTGTAATACAGTTATGAAAGCTACACAGGTTCAATGTTTAATATATGCTTTGGCAGTCTCAAACCAAACCTTCTCTACAGCTTCTTGGCCTGTgtcaaacatttttaataaatgctTCTGTCCAGTTTTTGCTGTGATCATTAGGTATTCTTTGTTTTCAGGATACAAGAGGGAAGTATAGGAGGCTATGACAAGTGACTGAGAAAATCTACAACATACCAAGAGAAACAGGGCATCTCTCTCCTCTGTTGTCAATGGTACAATGCTTTCAAACCCTGCAATAACATACCCTCCCACACGGAGAGGATCCTTGCTCTCAATCATCATGTACATGATAGTTATTGCTAATTCAAATACATAGTAACCATAACTCATATCACTAAAatccaaaataccagacacggtATATTGTGGATTCTCAGGCGAAGCAGGGTTGGAATCCAACAAGATATTGTGGTCATTAAGGTCCCCATGATTGATACCTAAatgcagaaaaaaattgaaacagtattatgtataaataataatatactATAGActggagagtttgtctgtgtgtctgttagtctgttcaagaactcttcttaaactgttagaacaggggtgggcaacctaaGGCCCAGAGACCAGATGTGGCCGCCAGCTTGCAGCTCTCCCCCTGCCATcttcccacagggctggaacacataaaatctactagcctggggcccccaaggctctggtgtatgtggggaatgtctttcttcttagtcaggggccacatcagtgatggtttttttccttttgcttctcacttgtatgtgcccctccccaactgattttttagGGTAAgtgatccaaaaaaggtttctCACCCTGTGTTAtggctaggaccaccaaattcagtatatagctacctcttatcataatttaagcAAAgtatgggtttggttgtgccaggaatgagactgcttttcataaaaccatacagaaaagagacagaatcaccaggcaagtgaaaggggcttGCTGGAGGCGCCTTTCCCACCTCCAGGACTGCCCTGGCTCTGAGCCACCCTACCCCAGAGCTATGTTTTAAATGAAgaatgtacatttttcattttattttccacaaaaaaaataattaattgattAAGGGTAAATCTTCTTTGTTTATTATAAACAGAAGAAGCCTTATTCTAGCTTTTTCATTTTCTTAAGAAATCTACACTGAAAATATGCACTAAATTTCCACATCATATGTGAATACTCAGATTATACATGGATACAAATATTGATCTGTCTCCTAATAGACATGACAATATTGCTATAATCCAACATGCCTTGCCAAGTCTCCTTTCTTCCTAAGAACCTCAGTTTTATTAATCCTATATAATAGGAGACTAGATGGCAACTGGCAATGATATAGTAATTTATTATTTAACTTGTGGTAGCACCCACAACATGCTAAGTGCATTCCAAACACAGGAGATCACACAGACGTCTTCATAAACATTGTTATCTGACAGCTGTCTGGTGGCCTATATtaaatgataaacttaaaaaacaacaaatagtctggtagcactttatagactaacaaaaatataggcTATATCTGGAcagcatccctctttcgaaagagggatgtaaattagacatatcaaaattgttaatgaagccaggattggAATTTCCTGCACCcatagatggtatcctgagcttttgtgggcacagagcacttctttagatgaccggagtttaaactctggtcatctgaagaagtgggctgtgcccacgaaagctcaggataccatctatatgttttgttagtctataaagtgctaccagaccatttgctgttttttaagtttatcctttacagactaacttagctaccccctGCAGCTATATTAAATGAGTTAGCCTTTGTTTGTTTCTACAATTTAGTGTCTACATAATGAAAACCTTCACTGTAGGTGGCAGTCTCAGCAGAAGGCCAACAAGTGAGACTGAACTCCCCCTTCATTCTTTGAGATGATCCTCTCCTAGTCCTGTTTCTGACACATGCtcatggtgcattgtgggaaaatTTTTACATGTCCTGTGGATAAATAATTTCTGCCTATAGTGCCTTGAACTTGCCGTCTCTTAAAAACATTCCaattcccttttaaaaatgccttGCATTACATTACAGTATAATTGTACTAAAATACTCACAGGTTCGAAAATTGCTTAGCTTAGGTAGTATTTTCTCTTTGAATTGCTGAATAACTTGCTCCACAACTTCACAATAACTGTTCTGGCCCACAGCATGAATATACTGCTCTAGAAGAGGAACATTTGCCAAGTTCCAAATGAATTTCCCTCGATGCAAACTTTTTATGGATGGATGATCGAATTTCTtaaggaaaacaagaaaaaaaaacccattataCAACAGCTCTGCTACCATGTAGAAGCGGTCTGATCCAATGATCAACAAAGTCAGTAGGGAtgcattgactttagtgggctttggatcaagtccaTAGAGAGGGGGCTTTGCTTTTACAGTCATTTGATACCATATGAAACTTTGTGATGATCCGACTTAAAACCTCATTCAAGCTGATGTGTTAAAACTTTCCCTTAAGAAggatttcccttccctttccagcAAAAACACACGAGGTTCACACCTAGAAGCAAGGCCTAATACAGTGGTCCCAAACACGGTGCctgcaggcaccatggcgcccgcgggggaaTTTGTGTGCACTCGCCAAGTGCTCCGGGcttgcctggccctgggcacgtggcgcatacatggtgccggagccggccccgagTGCATGGCGCAcggtaagcgccggccccggg
Above is a genomic segment from Pelodiscus sinensis isolate JC-2024 chromosome 14, ASM4963464v1, whole genome shotgun sequence containing:
- the HYKK gene encoding hydroxylysine kinase, producing MSSGNIQQPQTFTKPAFNEKEATELVERVFGLKVSAIRSLPSYDDQNFQVTISRSEGTEDCAYECVLKITNCEDSQNPELIEVQTRIMMFLNAEGFPSATPYLTKDGNIMSLESLGTGSVTKKYMVRLLTYLPGLTVATISTNPHIFYEVGKLAARLDKTLSEKFDHPSIKSLHRGKFIWNLANVPLLEQYIHAVGQNSYCEVVEQVIQQFKEKILPKLSNFRTCINHGDLNDHNILLDSNPASPENPQYTVSGILDFSDMSYGYYVFELAITIMYMMIESKDPLRVGGYVIAGFESIVPLTTEERDALFLLVCCRFSQSLVIASYTSLLYPENKEYLMITAKTGQKHLLKMFDTGQEAVEKVWFETAKAYIKH